Sequence from the Aerosakkonema funiforme FACHB-1375 genome:
CTCAATGTCGATGCTAAGAATTTGGATGTTGTACCAATTCGGGAGAGCCAAGTAGAGGCATCATCGCATTTTGAACCCCCGTCCCTTTAGGGCTGGGGTGGCTTCAGTACCTGTATTTTCCAGGTTTGTTAACGATCCAAATATATAAAATATCACAGGCAAACGCAGGTCTTGCTAGTTATTGCCTGGAGATTTTTATTTATGTTATAGACTATACCAAATAAAACGATCGAGGACATCCGATCCGATCGCGATTTTTAGTATCGTTAATGGGTTTGTTGCCAGGTGGACTGACGCTCTAAGGCGAGGTCTCTGATTAGGGTCAATTTAGAGTAAATATACTCGTTGAGGATGTTGGTTTCGTTGTGGTCGAGCGATCGCTCATTTTTTAGTTGCTTGAGTAGCCACTGTACCAGCGTTGCATCATCGAGCTTTAACAGGATATGGGCTTGGGTGGTTTCAATTAAAGTCCATAACTGACGTAGCAGGGTGGGAGTCATACGACCTCCTCTTAAGTATTCCTTTACGTTTTAAGATACCCAATTTTGCTTCTACTAAACAGTATTGCACACAAGATGATACAAGAATTACAAAATGCTTAATAAACTGACTAATATCTTGATGGAAAAAGAGAGTATAACTGCTTATTTTTTAGCTCTGTATACTGAAATTTCTGTATGAGGACTTCTGTCAAGGGAGTGAAAATGCTTAGGGTAGTATAAGGTGCGTAACGTCATACTGCTCGGATAAGAGTAGGCGCGATCCTTACGGATACTGTACTTTAAAGTAACTTCCTCTGGCGGTAATATTTTAACTTGACCCATAAGCCGTTTGATAGAAAATATTCATTACGAAACTTTACAAAAAGATGCGATCGGGTGGTGTTCGCTGCAATAAAGTGAGTTTGTGGAATGGAAGAAGGGAAATTTGGTTTTTACTGAGGGAAGAAATGGGGTGTGTGCGATCGAGCGATCGACACTAACTGCCTTCTGTATTCCAGGATACGATCGATCGCAATATTTGTAACTTTTGATTTCGTTGTGCCGAAAGTTACAAATTTACAAATAGATTAATACTGCGGGGATGTACACTCCAGAAACCCATTTTCTTCCTCCGTATGAGTGGTTGAAAGATAAAGTTTTTAGACTGATTGCTGAATCTGTATTTTCTGCTGTTGTTTAACTTCGGTACGTACTTTAGCCTCTGCTTCAACAAACGAGGTATATACGTCGATACTTGAATTGACAGCTTCAAAGCTAACAACCAGCGCAAAAGGTACTTCAGCATTAGTATCTTGGTTCCAGCCTGCGTGTCCAACTACAGAAATACAAAAGCCTTCCCGTAGCTCATAGGATTTTACAGTCGCCCAATCTTTTTGAATAGTTCCTTTACTTCGGGACAGTTCCTTTACTATGCCATCAATTCCTTTTGGGCTTGTTTGTCCGTTGGTCGGTTTAAACTGCCTTTTCCCTAGCGTCCATCGGAATAGTTTGTCACCTTTTTCAGCCTCTTCTGGCGCATCATACTCGCTGAGAACTCTATCGAGGAAACGATCGGGATCTTCTCCGCATTTGCTACAAGTCCAATCTAACCAAGTTGATAAATATTTCCTGTGATTACGTCGAGTACGACGAGGTTCAGCGACATAAGAAAGAGTGATTTCAATCAGAATGTCAAACCCTTCCCCTTGAGGTAAGAAATTTTCTGGAACTTTTACTTGGTAAACCTTAGCTTGTCTAGCTTTAATGCGTTCTAATCCTCTAGTTGTCAACGTTATACGGTTAGGGGAATTGCCGAGAGCGCGATTGATGTCTGGAATACCATAACCCATAGTCCTAATTGCATAATAAAGTTCTTTAGCATCCAAATTATTTGTCCACTCTGGTAAACGCGCTGATTGAACAACGAGTGCGCGGTAAAGGAGGGTGCTTTCTTGTGGAAATGCTGCTGCTAATGCAGCAGCAATATGTGTGACTTTAGGAGCAGCAAATGATGTTCCTACAGCATCTGCACTAACAGCTTTACCACCGTCACGGGTTGAACGAATCAATTCTGGGCAAACTGACTCTGGTGTCGTGAAATTTAGTGAAGTTGGCGAGTCAATCGCGTAGTCGCCACCATATTCAACTACTTCTGGTTTGATAGTATCCCAGATGCCAGGGCCAGAACAGGAGAAAGAAGAAGGATGATTCTCTTCTGCTATCGACCTTAGAGGTGGATTATTGTAAGTTTTATGAGCAACAGAACCAACAGTTAGTGCTTGAAAACTTTGTGCTGGATTAGCGACCCGTGCAGAGGGTTGCAGCAGATATTGTGGATACTTACGACCAGCTTGTATATGAGCAGAAATTGAAGGGCGTGTGACATAGTTTGCGCGAGCCTCAATATTACCAGCAGCCACAATGAAAAGAACATCGTTTTCCCAACTTAGTTTATCAATAGCTGCTGCCCAAGAAGTCATTGATTGGGTGCGACATGGTGAAATTCCAGCTATTGAGTGGTTATAAATTCGCGTTCTAGTTTGGCAGTAATAAATATTTACAATTTCTTCTAAAACGTCAGGCGGAAAAAGCCGTTTAGGTAGTTCGTTTCGCGCATCGAGAATTCTGGCATTTTGAAGCCAACACACTGCCTGCTGACGACCTGTTTGAGGAATGCCTCGTGGGTATAGAACTGCTCCTGCAACTCTAGTACCATGCCCACCACCTCTACAATAATCAGCAGTCATATTCGTTTCACCAGGCACCCAAGATGTGGAGAGATTACAGTCAATCGCAACTCTCAGTTTAGGGTGAATTTCTTGAATACCGCTGTCGATGATACAAACTTTGGGTGCATTTGGCTCAGGTGCTTCTAATTGAAACTGTTCTTGATCGGATTCAGAGCTATTTGGTGTAACGGATGGAGCAATAAATTCATCGGCTTCGCTGACATCAAAAATATATGGAAAGTTGAGAACAAGATCCTTTAAACCTTTACCAAGTATGCGAATTCGACAAGAAAAGCTATCGGGTAAACGTGAAATACCAACTTCGTCACTTTGAACCGACCGCAAAATTTCTCCCCGATATAGCGGCTCTTGAATAAATTTAATAAATTTGGCTTCTCGCTCTGAATACAGATCATCCCACTCTTCGTATGTGAGGTTATGTTTATCCAGCCAGTTATTAATTCTTTTCTGAAACTCTGCATCGTTTTTAAAGCTTTCCCGCTTAGGACACCTAGAATATTGTTCTTTAATATTGATACAAGAAATGCCTACATCGACAATGTATTCTTGATGATCTGAAATTTTATCCCACTGGGATTGAAGACTAGGTGAAAGGATATACTCCGGTCGCCTAGTCCCTTCCAGAATTTCCCATATTTCTGGAACTTTGCCACCACCCCACTGGGACTCAATGAATTGCTGAATCTTTTTTCTGAGCTCCGAAAGTCCTATATCTGCCGATGCTCCAATAATGTAACCTTCCTCTAGATCGGCAACAACCTCAATCCCAAAACTTTTCAGCGCATCTGCGTCAAATAAATTAGGATCTACTTGCAAAATGAATGAAATTGAATCTGGAAGCTCAGGTTTACCTTCTTTCTTGCGCTTTTCGCGTTCCTCCTCCCAACTTGAGACAATAGATGATATAGAAGAATTTAGCTTGCTACCATGTCCACCTGCATTGGCTCGATTAGCCAGAGTAGTTGCAGAGATTTTACCCCCACCTCCTGGAGGTAGAGCAGCAGTTCCTTGATTGGTTAAACGTAGGGGTAAATGAGGAAATTGATTCAATTGCTCAGACATGGGAAGCTAAAACGTCTCGAATAGATGCCTCTAAGTGGTCTTGGATGACAAGTTCTTCTCGATCGAGGATGGCGCGTTTGGCAGCATCTTGAGCAACTCGAACAATCTGTGCAGCTGAAAGTTTATCCAGTTTTTGCACAATCGTTTCCCAGTTAATTACGCCAACCTCAACTGAGGAAAGTGTCTGTTTTAATATAGCTTCTATTTCTACGGATGTAGGCTTTGGCACTTCGATGACATCATCAAATCGTCGCCAAACGGCTTCATCCAGAAATTTAGTCAGATTTGTGGCTGCAACAAGTAATCCATTTGAGGCTTCGTATTCATCAAGTAGTTGTAAAAAAGTATTAACAACACGCTTAATTTCGCCAACTTCCTGAACGTCTTCCCGTGATTTAGCGATCGCATCACATTCATCAATAAATATTAAACACGGAGTTTGAGAGGCTGTTTCAAAGACTTCGCGCAAATTGGTTGCTGTTTCCCCTAAAAAGGAAGAAACCATTGCATCAAAGCGTACTTTGACAAGACTAAGCCCTGTATTCCAAGCTAAACGTTCAGCCCCCATCGTTTTACCGCACCCAGGAGTACCGTAGAGTAGGATTTTTTGGCGGTAGCGTAAACCGTGATGAGCTAATCGATCGCGAGCGGCATATTCTCTTTCGATCCGGCGAAAACGCTCTTCCACAACATCTGAAAGAATCATGTGGTGTCGTAAACGCTCTCTAGGAATAGTAACAATGAAGGGATGGTTAAAACGTTGCTTGCTCGACAGCAAGGTTAGGGAGTGAGTATCAGGTGTCTTTGAACGAGTGCCACTATAAGGTGCAGAAGAAATTACATTTCCAGAGGTATCAGGTGAAAGTGCTGACATCTCTGGAGGAGTGCGGGGCAATTTACGACTGCTTTTGTGGGTAATATTTTCGAGTTGTTCAGCCAGGAGGGTATGCCCTTTTTTACGTTCTTCCTCGACGACTACAGATAGCATACTTTGGATCGCCGTTTTATCTTCACTAGCGATCGCTCTAAATAGCCGTTTGAGCAACTCTCCTTTCATTTTGCTGATTTACTGCTATATAGTACAATAGTACTACTAAATAGGTACATAGTAAATAGGTACATAGGCAAACTTAGACAGTTGTCCATTTTAAACGTATATGAGTTCGCTTTCTCCAATTATTACTATTGTCTAACTTTGCTAGGACATCACCAGAAACAAAGATATTTATATAGGATCGGCATTTAATTACCTGATAGTAGATTTTTAGTAGACTTGCGGTTAATTAGCTTCCCGAAACCTATGGAGAATAGGGAACTCGAATCCCTGGCCTCTGCGGTGCGATCGCAGCGCTCTACCAACTGAGCTAATTCCCCGTATTGAGGATTTCATCTCGCATCGACGAAATGCCATCCTTAATTATAACACTAGCTGGCGGTTGTTTGGGGTGCTTTTCGAGAAAATAATTCTTGCACTCGCTCTAGTTCCAGGTGTGTAAGGAAATCTACTGTCCAGTTCGCTTGTCGCTGGAGCATATGAAATGGGTACGTGTTCGCGACGCCAACTACCTGTATGCCAGCACTTTTGGCGGCTGTTATTCCGGCAAAGGTATCTTCAATTGCCAGACATTCGGAGGGTTTCAGGTTAAAATCGGGAAATTTCTGATTCAATCGCTCTAC
This genomic interval carries:
- a CDS encoding S8 family peptidase — encoded protein: MSEQLNQFPHLPLRLTNQGTAALPPGGGGKISATTLANRANAGGHGSKLNSSISSIVSSWEEEREKRKKEGKPELPDSISFILQVDPNLFDADALKSFGIEVVADLEEGYIIGASADIGLSELRKKIQQFIESQWGGGKVPEIWEILEGTRRPEYILSPSLQSQWDKISDHQEYIVDVGISCINIKEQYSRCPKRESFKNDAEFQKRINNWLDKHNLTYEEWDDLYSEREAKFIKFIQEPLYRGEILRSVQSDEVGISRLPDSFSCRIRILGKGLKDLVLNFPYIFDVSEADEFIAPSVTPNSSESDQEQFQLEAPEPNAPKVCIIDSGIQEIHPKLRVAIDCNLSTSWVPGETNMTADYCRGGGHGTRVAGAVLYPRGIPQTGRQQAVCWLQNARILDARNELPKRLFPPDVLEEIVNIYYCQTRTRIYNHSIAGISPCRTQSMTSWAAAIDKLSWENDVLFIVAAGNIEARANYVTRPSISAHIQAGRKYPQYLLQPSARVANPAQSFQALTVGSVAHKTYNNPPLRSIAEENHPSSFSCSGPGIWDTIKPEVVEYGGDYAIDSPTSLNFTTPESVCPELIRSTRDGGKAVSADAVGTSFAAPKVTHIAAALAAAFPQESTLLYRALVVQSARLPEWTNNLDAKELYYAIRTMGYGIPDINRALGNSPNRITLTTRGLERIKARQAKVYQVKVPENFLPQGEGFDILIEITLSYVAEPRRTRRNHRKYLSTWLDWTCSKCGEDPDRFLDRVLSEYDAPEEAEKGDKLFRWTLGKRQFKPTNGQTSPKGIDGIVKELSRSKGTIQKDWATVKSYELREGFCISVVGHAGWNQDTNAEVPFALVVSFEAVNSSIDVYTSFVEAEAKVRTEVKQQQKIQIQQSV
- a CDS encoding ATP-binding protein, whose protein sequence is MKGELLKRLFRAIASEDKTAIQSMLSVVVEEERKKGHTLLAEQLENITHKSSRKLPRTPPEMSALSPDTSGNVISSAPYSGTRSKTPDTHSLTLLSSKQRFNHPFIVTIPRERLRHHMILSDVVEERFRRIEREYAARDRLAHHGLRYRQKILLYGTPGCGKTMGAERLAWNTGLSLVKVRFDAMVSSFLGETATNLREVFETASQTPCLIFIDECDAIAKSREDVQEVGEIKRVVNTFLQLLDEYEASNGLLVAATNLTKFLDEAVWRRFDDVIEVPKPTSVEIEAILKQTLSSVEVGVINWETIVQKLDKLSAAQIVRVAQDAAKRAILDREELVIQDHLEASIRDVLASHV